The DNA segment aactggaaccgacatagcacataaccgtgcaatcaactaatcaatagtagactcccccacttggctcgaagccatagatcaagacACACTCAATAAGTCATAAcgcttatactctattgatgccataataccatagtgagattaaactcaaaacGCTTTGCAAGCTTGTGAAAACatagatcatctagaattttaactcttctgcaaatctcacattcactCTCGCCGTAGTTACAACCACTCtctaagcgacccaatttaaattACAACACACATCTTTTGCTCGCAAATgtgatcttctaacagacacataaggatcgctCAACCTagaacacttcgcaggagataaccacctgctttgcctccaattaacatttctgtatacctccCCACCGTCATAAACTATACGCAGtaacttagtcttcctgagtctgaactcatactacaacatgaaatttacttcattcACAAttggaaaacatgaaaagattcttcacacgcccataactcggggctatacctccaatcgagatgaaaatcaagcacctaatagttcttctatcctccagtagACCCTtgtcgtcgcttccaaatcatatgggtACATCTTGCAGTACTAaaatactcatcacatagccatcccgCCGTCACTTCCACTATTAGGGACACTgccaaacatataagttcaaaaatacttgctcacacaatcagcacctcgatgctcaagctataggcaaagatccagcctcaagtcctccggactggcccaacatcaactcacataGATCACATCTCTCCCCTCGATCAGGAAATCGCAAGCCATcaatgcatatctgatactgagcgctcatgcgcacatacgaacgcatggaaagaattcaaggagttacatttcaagctgaatcaaggacgcgcgataagaattcaagaatgtgaagtttttcctaaaggttctgcatcctctcgaggataaatacagacatctccgtaccaatcTGCAAGacactactaaacctgctcatgactcgtgagacctatgtaacctaggctctgataccaagttgtcacgaccctaacccggacccgatcgtgatggcacctctcgtgaagacaaggccatccaactATTCCCATTCAACGTTAAACAGTTAAAAACATCAGTAAAACAATGTCACAAGTCaagagcatctactagggtctaaatATAACTGAAAAGTCTAAAATGTACAAAATACGGactaatgaaatcaagagggagaaaagcagtgctgcgaatgccggcagctaccttactaaactctgatgactctgcctccaaTCAGCCAATACCCACTTCCGGatttagaaatacctgaatcttcacacaaggtgcagggagtaaagtgagtactccaactcagtcaATAATAAttataactaaagtctgaatggtaagaaatcacgaaaagtgcatcaacatgctatatagaagcagttcaaaaaccagtaagaaagcaatgaagctgtaaaatctcttaaaatatcttagcttagtttaaacttctttgaaaatgactttttcaacagttgcGTAAATtaatgcaaaacaattagtgcagataacACAAAAATCCGCCCGTCGGTCACAAATACACATTTAAACAGGTACatgacaggcaaataagaaagataagcacataacTTTTGCCCTTTGGGCACAATGTCGAccaatccgcccctcaggcaatatctcataataataccagcccctcgggctatatctcacatcacaatgggtacctacactcactaggggtgtgcagactcctggaggggccccttacggcccaagtgcaatatcaagccacctcgtggtatcataaataggctctcggcctcatatcaatatcaacaagccacctcgtggcgtacatatctcagtccCTTGGCCTCGTAATCAAATCAGTGTATCaccactacggcgtgcagcccgacccaaaagtatcctcacaacacaggccctcggccttactcagtcaaaaatcacataagccactcgggcaacagtaaaacatgatgctcagcccaaaatatgatttaaaatatcatttcaagtgttaaagtagagtaaacatggctgagtagaatatggcatgactgagtacaagtttaaagttaaaacaatgaggaaatatcaataaaaatccctgaagggttcaaatagttggtacgaagcccaaatatggcattcaacccaaataatgatgatagcaaatagatttcagtcaaatatgcggtaaaatcatcaatcaggacgaaccaagtcacaatccccaatagtgcacgaccccacgctcgtcatcaagcgtgttcctcacctcaatatagcactacgatgtgcaatccggggtttcaaatcctcagaacattatttacaatcattactcaccttgatccGGTCCAACCTCTAGCCTGCGATGCTTTCGCCCGCAAAAATcgacctccagatgctccaaatctagccacaattagtaataatcattaaaatatgcaaagggaatgaagcccactcgaaaatatccaatttacattaaaatcccgaaattggtcaaacccgacccccgagcctacgtctcgaaactcgataaaattaacatcaatggaatccccatcctctcacgagttcatacatatcaaatttaccaaaatccgacctcatttggtcatcaaattctaaaaattcactTTCCAATTTCAAGCCATAAATTCCCAACTCTTCCTCTAAGTTCCCCCAAAtattcatgattaaacaatgatatAATCACCATAATCACAAGGTAtaaagcccaagtagcttacctctgtGGATACACTTTATACCCTCTTGAAATCACaacttggagctccaaaatcgcacaataatggtgaacaaatgactgaaaatcgTGAAGGGGCatttttataccttctgcccagctctttcgcacctgcgatcctaTAAGCGCATCTGCACCTCCGCTTCAGCGGAAAAACATCCGCTTCTGTGAATTTCACTTATGACATCAggacccgcatctgcggtcaatccACGCACCTgcagtaccgcatttgcggtctctCGCCTGCTTTTGCGGAAATCACTAAACAGCCGAAattaccgcatctgcgatcacacttccgcatctgcggctccgcagATGAAGTCCacaagccgcttctgcggttcctgctccTCAAtcccttttccgcttctgcgattatAACTCCACTTATGTGgcaccgcacctgtggtccccaatccgcaggtgcaaaaataccagaagcagcaaattcaacAACTGCAACAaaatccaaacttctccgtcaaccatccgaaatcaccctaaggcccccgagacctcaaccaaaagcaccaacatattgtaataccttattcaaacttgctccgatcatcaaaacacctcaaacaacatcaaatcacccaaaacacatcggattcaagccaaattttctaaaatctttcgaattttacttttgatcaaatcccaaccaaaccacatccgaatgacttgaaattttacacacacatcctaaatgacacaacagaactactgcaacttttggaattccattcttacctctatatcaaaatctaacctatcaaccagaaaacaccgaaatctcaatttcgccaattcaagcctaaaccttccaaagatttccaaaatgcattctgatcacgctcctaagtccgaaatcacctaacagagctaaaaaaatcataaaaattctgatccgagatcatctacaaataagtcaaatcttggtcaaacctttcgaattacaaatttcaaacttcaaactgttcttccaaatttcatgtcgattaccctgaaaaccaaaaccaatgatttacatgagtcataatacatcacatggggcaagtcatgcccgagtaCTGGCAAGccaagtgcaaaatctcaaaacgaccggttcgGTCGTTACAGTCATGCAGTGAAGAATTTCTTTCATACGAGCAATCTATTTAGAGCTATCAACTGCACAACTGTTACCTTGATTCCTAAGGTTCCCCATCCTACAAATATCAAGGAGTATAGACCTATAACTTGTTGCACTGTTATGTATAAATTAATTGACAAAATTCTTGCAAACAGGCTGCAAAAAGTTACTGCTTTAGTTGTGTCAGACACCCAAGCTGGTTTCATTCATGATAGGAAAGTAGCAGATAATGTCTTGCTGGCCCATGAGTTAGTTAAGGCTTACTCAAGAAAGAATATTTCTCCAAGATACCTCATTAAAGTGTACATACAAAAAGCCTATGATACAGTTGACTGGAGGTACTTGCACCAAGTATTAGAATGTGTGGGATTTCCACTTCAATTTACCAATTGGATCATAGAGTGTGTGTCAATAGTGAACTGTACTGTTCTCATCAATGGAGAGACAACTAAGCCATTTGGTGCAGCTAGAGGGCTTAGGCATGAAGATCCTATGTCTTCATTTCTCTTTGCAATAGAAATAGAGTATCTGAGTAGGAACCTGAAGACACTAAAGTATGAGAAAACCTTTCACTATCATCCTATGTGTTCTAGATTGGACCTTACTCATTTGAGTCACTTTTGTTGTCCTATTGCATCAACAGTTCAGTACCTTTTTAGAAGCCTCTGGTCTTAAACAAAATCTAGCCaaatgctcaattatattatggAGGAGTAAGCAATAAACTGAAGCATGATATCCAACAAGCATTAGGGTACAACCAATGAGTGTTGCCTTTTAAATATCTGGGCATACCCCTAGATACGAAGAAGCTACCAGTACTGTAGTGGCAACCCCTTATTGCCAAAATTGTGAGCAGGATTTCTTCATGGACAACAAAGAAACTATCCTATACAGCAGAATACAGTTAGTCCAAACAGTCATTTATGGCATCCAAGCCTATTGGGCTCAAATCTTTATTATACTGGCTAAAGTCATCAAAGCAATTCAAGCACATTGTAGAAGCTACATATGGTGTGGGGTGAATACAATAACCAAAAAGTCTTTGGTGTCATGAGATAATGGGTTCTCCAAAAGCTTCTAGAGGATTGAACTTGATTAATTTTGCTATGTGGAATAAAAATGCTATCACTAAAATCTGCTGGGAATTGGCCAACAAGAATGATAAGTTATGGATCAGATGGATCCATAGATACTATATCAAAGAGCAGGATTTTAAGGATATGGGAGTGCCAAAACAACCCCGTTGGATGGTTTAAAGGTCTTTGAGTCAAGGGACAAATTGCACCTTATAAACAACTTGTCACAAGGCACAGTCACAAAGCAAGTGTACCTACAACTACTAGGTATATTACCAAAAGTTCCATGGAAAGGATTGATGTATTAAAACCAGGCAACACCAAAAGCCATCTTCAATATGTGGCTTCAGGTGCAAGGGAAAATACTAACAGCTGATAGACTGAAGAAATGGGGAATGCAAATAGAAGATACTTTCTATTTCTGCCAGCAAAAACCAGAGACACGAGACCATTTGTTTGCTGAATGTAAATATGGTAAATGTCTATGGCACAGGCTCATGCGTTGGTTGCACATTCAGTATTCTCCTATAGACTCATGGGCAGCAAATCATCAATGGATAGTTAAGAAAATGAAGATCAGATCTCAGCTGACAAAAGTTCTTAAGCTAGTCTACGCAGAGTATATTCACGCACTGTGGATTGAACAAAATTCTCGGATCTTTGAGAAGAAAACTACTGCATGGGAGGTCCTATCTAAAAGAGTGGCTTGCATATGCAACTTCAGAGCTGAAGGATATACGGGAGTGTTGCTTAGCAATTATAAATATTAGTGCGTTTTAGAATGTAGAGTGTTTTTTAGTTGAATGTTTCTTTTATCTTGTAAAGTAGACTGAGATGGTCTACCTGATTTGTAAATATTACATTGGTGATTAATGCATAaagtttaattaccaaaaaaaaatttaatcaaGTACACTACTAAATTGATTAATTTCTATAATACAGAACAACTTacatatctatctatctatattaaaAGGATGAAGATCCTTAatgaaatatcgttcgccttttttaccatTTAAAATTAAACTTCACATTAGACAAAATCGTAATTTAGTTATTATCGTAATATTTAATACTTTAAAATTAACTAATTTGGTTATAAAATCTTTCTTGTGTTGAATTATGTAGGAAGTCCTAATATTTAAGACTTTAATATAAATATTAAAGCATGCTCGATGAACTAACTCCCcatatgcgcggggtccgggtaAGGACCAGATCACAGAGATATATTATCTTTTACTTATACTATTTGGGAGAAATAACAGTATTACTTTGTCTTAACATAAATATTATTTGGGAGAAATTGCAGTATTACATTGTCTTTTGCTTATATTTATTTACGCCAATTTCTATACGAAATATGTTTGAACTTATAATTCTGAGGAGAGGATACTATGTATTCTTACTATTAAATTAAGATGTATGTTCTTGATTAAATATTTTTTCTAATAATTAaatgtaatttttaaatattatgcgaaaatatCGATCAAGAGAAAAAGATATTATTCTAGTAAGGAGTTAAAAAAATATCTCTATTTTCTATATCTAAAAGCACGAATcctgaatgcaaaaataaataattttttaacattttttttcaataactcaaacatattatttaataatattaatataattttttaaaattatatactcATTGATATATGTACACGTACAAAGCGCATACCTTaagactagtatatatatatatataaatcttgtTGGGGACATCTAATATTGAAATCCCCAAGTCCCAGCCGAATTAGGACAAAATCCGTTTTTGGGCATCTCGCTTTGTGCCTAGCGCGAACCTGGACAGTTGTGATGACCCAATAGGTcatttagagttttaaaccctaattttGTGTTTCGAAGCCTCCAATATCTTCTTTAAGCCTTCctcaatttgcatgcacagtccgggtATTTTTTCGGAAGTCTTTTAtgttaaaattgataaaatatgaaattttgccttaaaattttgacttcgatcaacgttttgAGAAAATGGATCCGGATTCATATTTTGACGGTCTCGGCGGGTCCATATCGTGATTTTGGACCTTggcgtatgcccaaaatcgaattcgGGGGCCCCTAGCTCAAGTTATCGCTTTTTGTCAAAAATTGAAAGTTTAAAGGTTTAATAACTTTAAAGAattgaccaatgtttgactttattgataCCGGGTCCGTATCTTGGTTCCAGAACTTGGTAGAGTCCCATTACTGTATTTATTACTTGTCTatcaaatttggtgaaaaatagaGTTAGTTTAATGTGATTCGGATgtccggttgttaaaatagaagttccaaacttttcttaaaaatttcatttgatttggtgtccgattcgtagttctaggtgttattttggtgacttAATCgggcgagcaagttcgtatgatatttttggacttttatgcatgtttggttgggagccccgaggtctcgggtgagtttcggataggctacagagtgattttGAACTTAAATGGAATGCTGGTGCATCAGGTCTGCAGGCTTTGCAATTCCGAGGTCTGTCTTGCAAATGCGAgcctcacatttgcgaagaaaacTTGGCATTTGCGAGCAGGGgatggactttcgcatttgcaagATCCGGGGTTGCAATTGCGATCATCTCAGGTTCGCATTGCAAAGGCAGCAGGAATGTtgagacttcgcaattgcgacacctgcGCCTAATCAAAATCTGAACTTGACGGgattttctctcattcttcaaattttccaacCTAGAAACCCTAGAGTCCATTTTTCCAAGAACTTTTTCCCCCAATTTATTGGTAAGTGATTATAACCTATTTTCTTTTAATATTctattacatttcataagatttcaacctaaaatctaagattttcatggtagaaatttggagtttgggtagaattaggaatttttgaaaaattggaatttagaccttaaattgagatcaaattttgaaataaattatatgatcgggctcgggggtgaattggtaatcgggttttggtccgaactttgaATTTGGACCAAGCTAAACCGGgcttgatttttgactttttgggaaaagtgtgggaattctaaatttatgcattataattgatttctttagaattatttgatattattgagtcaattgtggttagatacgagtggtttggaggtggATACTAGAGGAAGGGCTCCAGTAGAGCTCTGAGTTGactgcggagtgaggtaagtgttgtgtttAACCTTGTTTTGAGGAAACTAGGAACCCTCGAACTATGTGCTATGTAAATTTCATGTATtgcaacgtatatgtgaggtgacagGTGCTTATACGCCGCCGAATTACTTGGTTCCCTGATTTTCAGCTTTTCCTTAATTATCTCCTTCCCTGTGTTAACTGTTATATGCTCTAAATGCCTTCCATGCTTATCTGCCACATGTCAATCATTGTTTTCTCCTGTTAACAATGTTAGATCCTTTTTATGCCTTCATGACTCGTTGCtatttgccttaattgacttACTTTCACCTTCTAATTGTCATTTACTGAATTTGTCTTGCCGTGTAGTATTACATATGTGAATTTCCATGTTGTACAAGGATTCTTTCTGATTCAGCTTTATATTTATTGATCGTAGAGGTTCTTGTGATTTAAATTATCGATTTGACTGTGCTCATTGAATATTTTATacttatatggtgggatcgggttgtaagCCGTAACATGTGAAACAAGGGTGGATTCATATGGTGGAATAATGGTGAATTTGTACTAatatagtgggatcgggttgcacgctgcaacaagtgAAATAAGGGTGATTGATACGgtaaaataagggtgaattatgatattgattttgttatatggtgggatcgggttgcgcgtcaCAACATataatttatttgtttatgattgTGATATTATTACGATGGAATAAGGGAGAATTgtgttgtacggtgggatcgagttgcgcgccgcaacaatttatgtgcttttatttCTCTGTACTGTATTGGTTCTCATATTTTTAGACGGAACTCTAAGGATTGGTAGTTCTGATCGGTACTGGCTTCCTTTGAGGATTTAGATTTTTTCTTCAGTTAACTGTCTTATTGcattctgtatttctttccccAGTTTCATTACATATTGCGTACAGGTTGTAGTGTAAGTGACCTAtcttagcctcatcactacttcgtcgaggttagactcgacacttacagagtacatagggtcggttgtactcacactacactcTGAACTTTTTGTGTAGATTTTGGCAGCGGTTATTAGCATGCTCGGATTGGCCAGCTTGCGGAGACTCGAGGTACAACTGCTCAACATCCGCAACTCCCATAGTCCCCTTATCTTTTACTTAGCTGTGTATTTTTTCTTCAGACAACATTATGTTTATTCCAGACCCTTGTTTGTACTATTCTAATAGCTCACgcacttgtgacactagatccAGGGTTGTATCATATATTTTAGTTGTTATAGCTTCCGCATTTTACTTTGGATTATTGTAGTTATTTCAGTTCTTTCTCAGCATGTAATTTAAACTATTAAcaaaatggataaattattcgAACATTGGCTTCCCTAGCAATTGAAtgctaggtgccatcacggtcccgagaGTGGgaattttaggtcgtgacaagttggtatcatagcactaggttatataggtctcacgagtcatgagcaagcttagtaaagtctggaggatcggtacggagacgtctgtacttatcttccagaggctatgGAGTTTAGGAACATTTTTACTTCTATTATTCTCTGTCATgcgattttattctatcattaATGATTGAACTCCTCTATTCTTGATCTCtcacagatggagagaacacgtacTACATCTTCAGCTGGGCAGCAACCggagcccccagtggcagctcctatgAGGGGCAGATGATGTGACCGATATCGCGCCAAAGGCtaaggcaggggcagagctcagcctagagctcgagaaTCCACACCAGTAGTAAAGCCTTAGGTTGAATTTGATGAAAAGGTTCCATCTTAGACTGCACCTGTTAGACCAGCTCAGGTCtcggaggggttcatcgccaccctagTGCTTTAGGACGCTCTAGTTCGTTTGgttggccttatggagagtgtggcccaaGCTGGTACATTTTCTATGGCACCAGCCATCtcccaggctgggggaggagcacaaactcccgctactcaaaactccagagcagatggcttCCCAGTATCAGACTTCAGCAGCCCCGCCAGTTGGGGTAGTCCAGCCAGTTATTGTGGCACAGGCCGGTGATGGACCCGCCATGTCTTCTGAGGGCTTATTGAAATTGGACAAGTTCATAAAGCTCTTCCCAGTTCACTTCAGTGGTGCACCCTTATGAGGACCCACATGATTATGTTGACCGCTGCTATGAAGTGTTGCGGAACATgggtatagttgagaccaatgaggCCGATTTTGCTATATTTCAGATGACTGGTTCCGCTAAGAGGTAGTGGAGGGATTATATGTTGACCAAACCAGCTGGCTCTcctgctcttacttgggaccagttctctcaacTATTTTTTGAGAAGTTCTTTCCTATCACGCTGAGGGAGGACTATCGTAgccagtttgagcgtctccagcacgGTAGTATGTCAGTCATTCAGTACGAGACCCATTTTGCAGACCTAGCCCATCATGCTATTCTTCTGCTtcctactgagagagagagagagagagagagggtgataaGGTTTATTAATGGACTCACTCACCCTATCAAGCTACAGATGGACAAGGAGACTAGGGATGAGATTTCATTTCATACGGTTGCTAATATCGCCAAGGAGATTGAGGTGGTTCTTTTACAAGAGAAAGGGTAGTGGTTAGATAAAAGGCCTCGTCATTTCAGTGGTTTTAGTGGAGCCTCATCTAGAGGAAAGGGTACATTTGGTAGGgtccatcctcccaggccatttcagcCGGCGCTTCAAGCATCCCACAATGCTTCAGGAAGACGTGGTCTTTATGTGCCTTATTCTGGGCAGCCAGCCTACAACGCACCTCAGCTTCTATCAGTGCGCCCCCAATTTAGAGTTATTACCGTGGTTATCTGGCCCATTCGGGTCAGTCTCAGTTGCAGCAGCCATAACACCAAGATGGattttttgagtgtggtgatttTGGGCATATCAGGAGGACCTGTTCGAGATTATTGGGCGGCACGCCACAACAGaattctcgtgctatggttctgACATTGGGTGTACCACCGCCCGCTCAGCAAGTTATAGGCTAGTGTCAGGCAGCCAAATGTGGAGGTCAGGTTGTTCGAGgcagaggtcaggccgctagaggtggaggccagccagctagaGCCCATCCTAGGGATGTAGATcaaagtggtggggcccaaccccgatgttatgctttcccataCAGACCTGAGGTTTAGTCATTTGTCGCTGTTATCAAAGGTATTGTTCTAGTTTTCCATAGCGATGCTTCTGTTCTATTTGATCGGGGCTCTATttattcctacgtgtcatcctattttgcttcatatctggttgtgcctcgtgattccttgtgtgctcctgtgtatgtgtccATACCTGTGGAAGATTCTATTGTTATATATCGTGTCTATCATTCATGTGTGGCTACAATTGGGTGTCCTTAGACTAGCGTATACCTCCTGCTTtcgatatggtagattttgatgtaatCTTGAgtatggattggctgtcaccttatcatcgAATACTGGATTGTTATGCCAAGACGATGATCTTAGCTTTACCGGGGTTGCCTCTATTAGAGTCAAGATGGATTCCTGgccattctaccagtagggttatctcttatgtgaaggctcggcatatggtcgagaaggggtgtctaacttatttggcttatgtccgcaattctagtgcagaggttccttccatggattcggtACCAGTTTTTCGTGAGTTTCTAGAGGTGTTTCCTGCAAATttgtcggggatgccacccgacagagatattgacttgtGTACTGATTTGGCTCttgacactcagcccatttctattccaccatactgcatagccccgctagagttgaaagaattgaaggagcagttgtaagATTTACtagataagggtttcattatacctagtgtctcaccttggggtgcacctgtaTTGTTCGTGAATAAGAAAGATCGATCGATGAGAATATGTATAGATTTCCGGCAGTTGAaaaaagtcaccatcaagaacaagtatccattgccaaggattaatgacttatttgatcagcttcagggtgccaaggtgttatcgaagattgatttgaggtctagctaccatcaattgaagattagggcatatgatgtccctaagacaacttttcggactcgatatgggcattacgagtttctagtgatgtcatttgagCTGTTCAAGTCCTATcaggattcctttgtgattgtgtttattgatgatatcatgATTTACTTCcgcagtcaagaggagcacgagAAACATCTTCGGATTGTACTTCAAACTCTGAAAGATAGccagttatatgccaagttttcaaagtgcaaGTTTTGGTTGGACTCTTCTTGGGGCATGTAGTATCGGCAGatggtattcaagtggatcctaagaagattaaggCCATTCataactggcctagacccactttATCTAtggagatccagagtttcttgggtttggcaggttacTACCACCAGTTcatagaggggttttcatctatagcagtcCTACTGACCAGGATGGTCCAGAAGGGTGCCCTGtttagatggtcagacgagtgtgaggcgagctttcagaagctcaagactgctttgactacgacgtcaatgttggtgttgcccacaagtTCAGAATCTTACATGgtgta comes from the Nicotiana sylvestris chromosome 4, ASM39365v2, whole genome shotgun sequence genome and includes:
- the LOC138889285 gene encoding uncharacterized protein: MVDFDVILSMDWLSPYHRILDCYAKTMILALPGLPLLESRWIPGHSTSRVISYVKARHMVEKGCLTYLAYVRNSSAEVPSMDSVPVFREFLEVFPANLSGMPPDRDIDLCTDLALDTQPISIPPYCIAPLELKELKEQL